Proteins encoded within one genomic window of Aspergillus nidulans FGSC A4 chromosome VII:
- a CDS encoding RNA recognition motif domain-containing protein (submitted as non-partial;~transcript_id=CADANIAT00008906): MSTAVENTTPDNQASTAPTTEASNGTAPAAQSAADAAAVSADEGRRLYIGNLAYATTEGELKEFFNKYTIESVSIPVNPRNNRPVGYAFVDLATASEATAAIAELSGKEILQRKVSVQLARKPEPFRAHWRPLLEDPD; encoded by the exons ATGTCTACTGCCGTCGAAAACACTACTCCCGACAACCAGGCCTCCACTGCCCCTACCACCGAGGCCTCCAACGGTACTGCCCCCGCAGCCCAGTCCGCCgccgatgctgctgctgtcagTGCTGATGAAGGACGTCGGTTGTACATTGGGAACCTCGCGTATGCGACCACTGAGGGGGAGCTAAAGGAGTTTTTCAATAAATACACTAT TGAGAGCGTTTCCATCCCTGTGAACCCTCGCAACAACCGCCCCGTTGGCTATGCTTTCGTCGATCTTGCTACCGCATCTGAGGCCACTGCCGCTATTGCAGAACTctctggaaaggagatccTTCAACGCAAGGTCTCTGTTCAGCTTGCCCGCAAGCCGGAGCCCTTTAGAGCACACTGGCGGCCGTTACTAGAGGATCCCGATC
- a CDS encoding GTPase-activating protein GCS1 (transcript_id=CADANIAT00008907) — MSRMWEVDPETKAKLLQYSKVNGNDRCCDCGAPSPQWASPKFGTFICLNCAGTHRGLGVHISFVRSITMDAFKNSETQRMELGGNDPWKKFFDSHPITQSEGRTFEDSTIKERYEGEVGEEWKERLSAKVEGREFVPGQRPAQQTKKSAVDIGESRSSTPLSNAGLTRGSSASPALQEGPGGLENAGVSRKARNEAYFAKMGSENAMRSESLRPSEGGKFTGFGGGLPVEESPKPRAGAGIPALDDFQKDPVAALTKGFGWFTTTVGKSAKTVNDSFIQPTAKTLAESDFAAQARQHAAQLGQNIQVGARGAADSFNRFVEGSDVPSTRRARAEPERKDFWDDFASLGAQDNHRRNTSRSGALGTTAMKPGPGASSSATASTSVSSGSGSAPVGSGTGTGRGSSPTPASRKSQDEGAWDDNW; from the exons ATGTCACGTATGTGGGAGGTCGATCCGGAGACTAAGGCCAAG CTCCTTCAGTACTCGAAAGTCAATGGAAACGACCGATGTTGCGACTGTGGTGCCCCTTCTCCTCAATGG GCTTCACCCAAATTCGGGACCTTCATCTGTCTTAACTGTGCCGGCACCCACCGCGGGCTGGGGGTGCATATTTCCTTCGTCCGATCTATTACCATGGACGCTTTCAAAAACTCCGAAACACAGCGCATGGAATTAGGGGGCAACGACCCTTGGAAGAAATTCTTTGACTCGCACCCAATCACACAATCCGAGGGTCGCACGTTCGAAGATTCAACAATCAAAGAGAGGTACGAGGGCGAAGTTggcgaggagtggaaggagagacTCAGCGCTAAAGTCGAGGGGCGAGAGTTCGTACCTGGCCAACGGCCTGCGCAACAGACCAAAAAAAGCGCAGTTGACATTGGAGAATCGAGATCAAGTACTCCTCTCTCCAACGCAGGGCTGACGAGGGGttcttccgcttctccgGCTCTACAAGAGGGTCCTGGTGGGCTTGAAAATGCCGGCGTGAGTCGTAAAGCGCGCAACGAGGCATATTTTGCCAAAATGGGGTCCGAGAATGCGATGCGATCGGAATCTCTTCGCCCTTCTGAGGGCGGCAAGTTCACTGGGTTTGGTGGAGGATTGCCCGTGGAGGAGTCGCCAAAGCCACGGGCTGGGGCCGGGATTCCGGCACTTGACGATTTTCAGAAGGATCCTGTAGCCGCGTTGACGAAGGGCTTCGGCTGGTTCACGACGACTGTGGGTAAGAGCGCGAAAACAGTCAATGATTCGTTTATCCAGCCTACTGCGAAAACG CTCGCTGAATCCGACTTCGCCGCTCAGGCGCGCCAACACGCTGCCCAACTCGGGCAGAATATTCAAGTAGGTGCCCGCGGCGCCGCCGACTCATTCAACCGCTTCGTCGAGGGTTCAGACGTCCCCTCCACCAGACGTGCACGCGCCGAGCCCGAGCGCAAGGACTTCTGGGACGACTTTGCGTCCTTAGGTGCGCAAGATAACCACCGCAGGAATACATCAAGGTCCGGTGCCCTGGGGACGACGGCAATGAAACCAGGCCCAGGGGCTTCTTCGTCGGCCACAGCATCTACATCTGTTAGCTCGGGTTCGGGATCAGCCCCCGTCGGTTCGGGTACAGGTACCGGGAGAGGGTCATCGCccactccagcttcaagaaagAGTCAGGATGAGGGGGCATGGGATGATAATTGGTGA